In one window of Halomarina pelagica DNA:
- the mutS gene encoding DNA mismatch repair protein MutS: MTAEGIVGQYLALKRESDADLLAMQMGDFYEFFHEDAEAVGRELDLKVSERSSGGESYKMAGVPLSELTPYLTALVERGYRVAVADQREREDGEIVREIVRVATPGTLLETTSEEARYLATVVREGEGASGERYGLAFVDVTTGRFHVTTVAGAGAACTELYRFAPTEVLPGPEVRGDDDLLARIEERVETTLTLHATEDFAPGRARHAVREHFGDVLESLGGSDGGRGGSRSGSAEGNADPIGEAAVRAAGAALSYLSETGVGALASVTRLQPYRPDDHVELDATTQRNLELTETMTGAGRSLYETIDRTVTSAGGRLLKEWLGRPRRSRGELERRQSTVAAFAHAALAREEFREVLGEAYDLERLASRSVSGSASPGDLLRVRETLALLPRLVEVVSDSERLRESPASEVLSRPDHEAAADLREALSAALADDPPNAVAGGGVIRHGFDDELDDLIDRLEANREWFETLDERERRRTGISRLSVGRNKTDGYYLQVPKAEADAVPDDYEGIKTLKNAQRYVTDELREREREILRLEERRADLESELFGELRDEVAARAALLQDVGRAFAELDALASLAVHAVERDWTRPELAEPGVLDVEAGRHPVVETDTEFVPNDLRLDPDRRFLIVTGPNMSGKSTYMRQAALITLLAQVGSFVPARRARVGVVDGIYTRVGALDELAQGRSTFMVEMQELSNILHSATEESLVILDEVGRGTATYDGISIAWAATEYLHNAVGAMTLFATHYHELTTLADHLPRVSNVHVAVDERDGEVTFLRTVEEGATDRSYGVYVADLAGVPTPVVERADEVLDALREEKAVEAKGGSGDGGTVQAVFDLGSGSFRGAAEAKAEADGGSAVDPPTGAGPEPEPEPELDPETERVLADLRDADPNEMTPLAALQLIEDLRGRLPE, encoded by the coding sequence ATGACTGCGGAGGGAATCGTCGGGCAGTACCTCGCCCTGAAGCGCGAGTCGGACGCCGACCTGCTCGCCATGCAGATGGGCGACTTCTACGAGTTCTTCCACGAGGACGCCGAGGCGGTCGGGCGCGAACTCGACCTGAAGGTGTCCGAGCGTTCGAGCGGCGGGGAGTCCTACAAGATGGCGGGCGTGCCCCTCTCCGAACTCACGCCGTACCTGACGGCGCTGGTCGAGCGGGGGTACCGCGTCGCCGTCGCCGACCAGCGCGAGCGCGAGGACGGCGAGATCGTCCGCGAGATCGTCCGCGTGGCGACGCCGGGCACGCTACTGGAGACGACGAGCGAGGAGGCGCGCTACCTGGCGACCGTCGTTCGGGAGGGCGAGGGCGCGAGCGGAGAGAGGTACGGCCTCGCGTTCGTCGACGTGACGACCGGGCGCTTTCACGTCACGACCGTGGCGGGCGCGGGGGCCGCCTGCACCGAGCTGTACCGCTTCGCGCCGACGGAGGTGCTTCCCGGTCCCGAGGTCCGGGGGGACGACGACCTGCTCGCGCGGATCGAGGAGCGCGTCGAGACGACGCTCACCCTCCACGCGACGGAGGACTTCGCGCCGGGACGGGCGCGTCACGCCGTCCGCGAGCACTTCGGCGACGTGCTGGAATCGCTCGGCGGGTCGGACGGCGGTCGAGGCGGATCGCGCTCCGGTTCCGCCGAGGGGAACGCCGACCCGATCGGGGAGGCGGCCGTCCGCGCGGCGGGCGCGGCGCTCTCCTACCTCTCGGAGACGGGCGTCGGCGCGCTGGCGTCGGTGACGCGGCTCCAGCCCTACCGCCCGGACGACCACGTCGAACTCGACGCGACGACCCAGCGCAACCTCGAACTCACCGAGACGATGACCGGCGCGGGGCGCTCGCTGTACGAGACGATCGACCGCACCGTCACGAGCGCGGGCGGGCGACTGCTGAAGGAGTGGCTCGGGCGGCCCCGCCGGTCGCGCGGCGAACTCGAGCGGCGGCAGTCGACGGTGGCCGCCTTCGCGCACGCCGCGCTCGCGAGAGAGGAGTTCCGCGAGGTGCTCGGGGAGGCGTACGACCTCGAACGGCTCGCCAGCCGGAGCGTCTCGGGGAGCGCCAGCCCGGGCGACCTCCTGCGCGTGCGCGAGACGCTCGCGCTCCTCCCGCGACTGGTCGAGGTCGTCTCCGACTCCGAGCGCCTGCGCGAGTCGCCGGCGAGCGAGGTGCTCTCGCGACCGGATCACGAGGCCGCCGCGGACCTCCGCGAGGCGCTCTCGGCGGCGCTCGCGGACGATCCGCCGAACGCGGTCGCGGGGGGCGGGGTGATCCGCCACGGGTTCGACGACGAACTGGACGACCTGATCGACCGGCTGGAGGCGAACCGGGAGTGGTTCGAGACGCTCGACGAGCGCGAGCGGCGGCGGACGGGTATCTCCCGGCTCTCGGTCGGCCGCAACAAGACCGACGGCTACTACCTCCAGGTGCCGAAGGCCGAGGCCGACGCGGTCCCCGACGACTACGAGGGCATCAAGACGCTGAAGAACGCCCAGCGGTACGTCACCGACGAACTCCGGGAGCGCGAGCGCGAGATCCTCCGCCTGGAGGAGCGCCGCGCCGACCTGGAGTCCGAGCTGTTCGGCGAACTCCGTGACGAGGTGGCGGCGCGCGCCGCGCTCTTGCAGGACGTGGGCCGGGCGTTCGCGGAACTCGACGCGCTCGCGAGCCTCGCGGTGCACGCCGTCGAACGCGACTGGACGCGACCGGAGCTGGCCGAGCCGGGCGTGCTCGACGTGGAGGCGGGTCGTCACCCCGTCGTGGAGACGGACACCGAGTTCGTCCCGAACGACCTCCGCCTCGATCCCGACCGCCGCTTCCTCATCGTGACGGGACCGAACATGAGCGGGAAGTCCACCTACATGCGCCAGGCGGCGCTCATCACGCTGCTCGCGCAGGTGGGGAGCTTCGTCCCCGCCCGGCGGGCGCGCGTGGGCGTCGTCGACGGCATCTACACGCGCGTCGGCGCGCTCGACGAACTCGCCCAGGGACGCTCGACGTTCATGGTGGAGATGCAGGAACTCTCGAACATCCTCCACTCGGCCACCGAGGAGTCGCTGGTGATCTTAGACGAGGTGGGCCGCGGGACGGCCACCTACGACGGCATCAGCATCGCGTGGGCGGCGACGGAGTACCTGCACAACGCCGTGGGCGCGATGACGCTCTTCGCCACCCACTACCACGAGCTGACGACGCTCGCGGACCACCTGCCGCGCGTGTCGAACGTCCACGTCGCGGTGGACGAACGGGACGGCGAGGTGACCTTCCTCCGCACCGTCGAGGAGGGCGCGACCGACCGCTCCTACGGGGTGTACGTCGCGGACCTGGCGGGCGTCCCGACGCCCGTCGTCGAGCGCGCCGACGAGGTGCTCGACGCACTCCGGGAGGAGAAGGCCGTCGAGGCGAAGGGCGGGAGCGGGGACGGCGGTACCGTCCAGGCCGTCTTCGACCTCGGCTCCGGGTCGTTCCGGGGCGCGGCGGAGGCGAAGGCGGAGGCGGACGGGGGGTCGGCGGTCGATCCCCCGACGGGGGCCGGCCCCGAACCCGAACCCGAACCCGAACTCGACCCGGAGACCGAGCGCGTGCTCGCCGACCTCCGGGACGCCGATCCGAACGAGATGACGCCGCTTGCCGCCCTCCAGTTGATTGAGGACCTCCGGGGGCGGTTGCCGGAATGA
- a CDS encoding NUDIX hydrolase, whose translation MTERPLRATVHQKTVLFGPERDVLLLRDPDDGWELPGGRLGVEERPHDGLRREIREETGLEVEVGRPVHTAAWRSSGTDRFAVIYRCTTTRNEVRLSHEHVDYRWVDPADAPRLLNDRQTAALERALRGRDE comes from the coding sequence ATGACCGAGCGCCCCCTCCGGGCGACCGTCCACCAGAAGACGGTGCTGTTCGGCCCGGAGCGCGACGTGCTGCTCCTCCGCGACCCGGACGACGGGTGGGAACTCCCGGGCGGCAGGCTCGGCGTCGAGGAGCGCCCGCACGACGGCCTCCGGCGCGAGATCCGCGAGGAGACGGGCCTGGAGGTCGAGGTCGGACGGCCGGTCCACACGGCGGCGTGGCGGAGCAGCGGGACGGACCGGTTCGCGGTGATCTACCGCTGTACGACGACCCGAAACGAGGTGCGCCTGAGCCACGAGCACGTCGACTACCGGTGGGTCGATCCCGCCGACGCACCCCGGTTGCTGAACGACCGGCAGACGGCGGCGCTCGAACGTGCACTGAGGGGTCGCGATGAGTGA